A single genomic interval of Sebastes umbrosus isolate fSebUmb1 chromosome 9, fSebUmb1.pri, whole genome shotgun sequence harbors:
- the LOC119494968 gene encoding uncharacterized protein LOC119494968 isoform X1 encodes MEVTFSLRRKEIVELVPMVSEVQERWPALFYEAEIREEFLRITNKDLIDNFGAAINQHTPRLLKLYRARRTAFPPEMDQLLNRLDEETSDITVHRHTAALKGLPLYLRDSHEKLFRNCLATDPEEEQTKGLIVGILTVLEDDDSSAPATVINVAVVVEEDIVLQDLPDLPTAFAYLFGLIYALNLQYPKELRYTFETIQKVFMELGTDLSARVRSFKNKLLQ; translated from the exons ATGGAGGTGACATTCTCCCTGAGGCGCAAGGAGATTGTGGAGCTAGTGCCTATGGTGTCAGAGGTTCAGGAGCGGTGGCCTGCTCTGTTTTACGAGGCAGAG ATCAGGGAAGAGTTTCTTCGGATCACCAACAAGGACCTAATAGACAACTTCGGAGCAGCCATTAATCAGCACACTCCTAGGCTCCTTAAACTCTATCGGGCTAGGCGGACAGCTTTCCCGCCTGAGATGGATCAACTCCTTAACAGACTGGATGAAGAG ACATCTGACATCACAGTACATCGACACACTGCAGCCTTGAAGGGCCTCCCCTTGTATCTCCGTGACAGTCATGAGAAGCTGTTCAGGAACTGTCTG GCCACTGACCCAGAAGAGGAGCAGACGAAGGGCCTCATCGTGGGTATCCTCACTGTGTTGGAGGATGATGACAGTTCAGCTCCTGCAACAGTCAttaatgttgctgttgttgtagaAGAAGACATCGTCCTCCAGGATCTCCCTGACCTGCCAACGGCTTTTGCTTACCTCTTTGGGCTGATCTACGCTTTAAACCTCCAGTACCCAAAAGAACTGAGGTACACATTCGAAACCATTCAGAAAGTTTTCATGGAACTTGGAACTGATCTCTCTGCAAGGGTCCGATCCTTCAAAAACAAACTCCTTCAGTGA
- the LOC119494968 gene encoding uncharacterized protein LOC119494968 isoform X2 gives MEVTFSLRRKEIVELVPMVSEVQERWPALFYEAEIREEFLRITNKDLIDNFGAAINQHTPRLLKLYRARRTAFPPEMDQLLNRLDEEATDPEEEQTKGLIVGILTVLEDDDSSAPATVINVAVVVEEDIVLQDLPDLPTAFAYLFGLIYALNLQYPKELRYTFETIQKVFMELGTDLSARVRSFKNKLLQ, from the exons ATGGAGGTGACATTCTCCCTGAGGCGCAAGGAGATTGTGGAGCTAGTGCCTATGGTGTCAGAGGTTCAGGAGCGGTGGCCTGCTCTGTTTTACGAGGCAGAG ATCAGGGAAGAGTTTCTTCGGATCACCAACAAGGACCTAATAGACAACTTCGGAGCAGCCATTAATCAGCACACTCCTAGGCTCCTTAAACTCTATCGGGCTAGGCGGACAGCTTTCCCGCCTGAGATGGATCAACTCCTTAACAGACTGGATGAAGAG GCCACTGACCCAGAAGAGGAGCAGACGAAGGGCCTCATCGTGGGTATCCTCACTGTGTTGGAGGATGATGACAGTTCAGCTCCTGCAACAGTCAttaatgttgctgttgttgtagaAGAAGACATCGTCCTCCAGGATCTCCCTGACCTGCCAACGGCTTTTGCTTACCTCTTTGGGCTGATCTACGCTTTAAACCTCCAGTACCCAAAAGAACTGAGGTACACATTCGAAACCATTCAGAAAGTTTTCATGGAACTTGGAACTGATCTCTCTGCAAGGGTCCGATCCTTCAAAAACAAACTCCTTCAGTGA